From Acinetobacter suaedae, one genomic window encodes:
- a CDS encoding D-alanine--D-alanine ligase — protein MSNAAKFGKVAVLLGGKSAERAVSLDSGQAVLEALLRSGVQAEAFDPQERSVTELVAYDRAFIVLHGRGGEDGQIQGVLEWLNIPYTGTGVQGSAIGMDKVKTKQIWQGSDLPTAPYRIITKDTDLDAVIADLGLPVIIKPVHEGSSVGMSKVEKTEDFAAAIAKATAHDAVVMAEKWITGREFTISFLNGQPLPVIRLQPPADVAFYDYEAKYQRNDVEYGIPCGLSESEEKTLQALCLRAFQAVGAEGWGRIDAMQDEQGNFWLLEVNTVPGMTSHSLVPKAAQAVGYSFDALCVAILEQTLAASV, from the coding sequence GTGTCAAATGCTGCAAAATTCGGCAAAGTTGCTGTGTTATTGGGTGGGAAGTCAGCTGAGCGAGCTGTGTCATTAGACAGTGGTCAGGCTGTGCTAGAGGCATTGTTGCGTTCGGGTGTACAAGCTGAGGCATTTGACCCTCAAGAGCGTAGTGTGACTGAGCTGGTTGCTTATGATCGCGCTTTTATTGTGTTGCATGGTCGTGGCGGAGAAGATGGTCAGATTCAAGGTGTGCTTGAATGGCTGAATATTCCGTACACAGGCACTGGCGTACAAGGTTCAGCGATTGGGATGGATAAAGTCAAAACCAAGCAAATTTGGCAGGGTAGTGATTTACCAACAGCGCCATATCGTATCATTACGAAAGACACTGATTTAGATGCAGTGATTGCTGATCTTGGTTTGCCAGTCATTATTAAGCCTGTACATGAAGGCTCTAGTGTTGGGATGAGTAAAGTTGAGAAAACCGAAGACTTTGCAGCAGCAATTGCGAAAGCCACAGCACATGATGCGGTGGTGATGGCCGAAAAATGGATTACAGGACGTGAATTTACCATTTCATTTTTAAATGGTCAGCCTTTGCCTGTGATTCGCCTACAACCACCTGCTGATGTCGCATTTTATGACTATGAAGCAAAATACCAACGCAATGATGTGGAATATGGTATTCCATGTGGATTGAGCGAGTCAGAAGAAAAGACATTGCAAGCCCTTTGCTTGCGTGCTTTCCAAGCTGTTGGTGCTGAAGGTTGGGGGCGTATTGATGCAATGCAGGATGAGCAAGGTAATTTTTGGTTGTTAGAAGTAAATACTGTACCAGGTATGACCAGCCATTCACTTGTACCAAAAGCTGCACAAGCAGTTGGTTATAGTTTTGATGCGCTCTGTGTTGCGATTTTAGAGCAAACTTTGGCGGCATCGGTTTAG